From the Montipora capricornis isolate CH-2021 chromosome 2, ASM3666992v2, whole genome shotgun sequence genome, one window contains:
- the LOC138037518 gene encoding 52 kDa repressor of the inhibitor of the protein kinase-like, which produces MSSCHKLLTTLVKKWKLVLGMKIQKEKMPDRQKLRSIIKTVVLCGKQNMALRGHRDDSSHLDESSGNPGNFQALLNFRVEAGDKVLPNHFANGPRNATYRSKTIQNEILEVLGTYIQDKIVAEINEAGAFSLLADKASDSSNKEQLPLVLRCGDKERNVRE; this is translated from the exons atgtcaagCTGTCACAAATTACTGACTACTTTAGTAAAAAAG tgGAAACTCGTACTAGGGATGAAGATACAGAAAGAGAAAATGCCGGACAGACAGAAGTTACGATCTATCATTAAAACTGTTGTGCTTTGTGGTAAACAGAACATGGCATTACGAGGCCACCGCGATGACTCGTCACACCTAGACGAATCTTCAGGCAACCCAGGGAACTTTCAAGCCCTACTTAATTTCAGAGTGGAAGCTGGAGATAAAGTCCTACCAAATCATTTTGCCAACGGCCCAAGAAATGCAACATACCGCTCCAAGACGATTCAGAATGAGATCCTAGAAGTGTTAGGCACTTACATTCAAGACAAGATCGTCGCAGAGATTAATGAAGCAGGTGCATTTTCCCTTCTGGCGGATAAGGCAAGTGACAGCAGCAACAAGGAACAATTACCACTCGTTCTAAGATGTGGcgacaaagaaagaaatgtcagaGAATAA
- the LOC138037519 gene encoding 52 kDa repressor of the inhibitor of the protein kinase-like yields the protein MHFCKGQCYDGAGNLSGPCNGAAAIVRRQYPKAIYTHCMAHRLNLSVVSACRMQNVRNMFDTVGEVTRSFEYSPKKKALLVQKVKDVCPESGRHKLLDVCKTRWIQRIDGLEVSQELYEAIVATLETIKANADRSWNADSTKKAVSHFHAIANFDFVVTLTVCQAVLAFTKGLTV from the coding sequence ATGCATTTCTGCAAGGGACAGTGTTATGATGGTGCAGGCAACCTGTCAGGACCTTGTAATGGTGCAGCAGCAATTGTCAGAAGGCAATATCCAAAGGCTATATACACTCATTGTATGGCTCACCGCCTAAACCTCTCTGTTGTAAGTGCGTGCAGGATGCAGAATGTTCGAAATATGTTTGATACCGTTGGAGAGGTAACCAGATCCTTTGAGTACTCTCCGAAGAAAAAAGCTCTCCTTGTCCAGAAAGTGAAAGACGTCTGTCCCGAATCCGGCCGTCACAAGCTCCTCGATGTTTGTAAGACCCGCTGGATTCAGCGTATAGATGGTTTGGAGGTCTCCCAGGAGCTTTATGAAGCCATCGTTGCAACGCTGGAAACCATCAAAGCAAATGCAGACAGAAGTTGGAATGCAGATTCAACGAAGAAAGCAGTTAGCCATTTCCACGCTATCGCAAATTTTGACTTCGTTGTTACCTTAACAGTCTGCCAAGCAGTTCTAGCGTTCACTAAGGGGCTAACAGTTTAG